The following coding sequences are from one Myxococcus guangdongensis window:
- a CDS encoding deoxynucleoside kinase — protein sequence MDYRYIVVEGPIGVGKTSLSNILSERLSARRVLEVVEENPFLSSFYTDRQKFGFQTQIFFLLSRFRQQQELFQQDLFRSVTVSDYLFAKDRIFAHLNLDAHELALYERVFEALGPRVTKPDVVVYLQARLDVLLQRIKKRGREFERKFDSGYLEGLVHAYNNFFFHYTETPLLVVDTSDIDFVNNEADREDLLAAIRKAKPGTQHYVPKASRRP from the coding sequence ATGGACTACCGGTACATCGTGGTCGAGGGGCCCATTGGCGTCGGCAAGACGAGCCTCTCCAACATCCTCTCCGAACGGCTGAGCGCGCGGCGCGTGCTCGAAGTCGTGGAGGAGAACCCCTTCCTGTCCAGCTTCTACACGGACCGGCAGAAGTTCGGCTTCCAGACGCAGATCTTCTTCCTCCTGTCGCGCTTCCGGCAGCAGCAGGAGCTCTTCCAGCAGGACCTGTTCCGCTCCGTCACGGTCAGCGACTACCTGTTCGCCAAGGACCGCATCTTCGCCCACCTCAACCTGGACGCCCACGAGCTCGCCCTCTACGAGCGCGTCTTCGAGGCGCTCGGGCCTCGCGTCACCAAGCCCGACGTCGTCGTCTACCTCCAGGCCCGCCTCGACGTGCTGCTGCAACGCATCAAGAAGCGCGGCCGCGAGTTCGAGCGCAAGTTCGACTCCGGGTACCTGGAGGGCCTCGTCCACGCGTACAACAACTTCTTCTTCCACTACACGGAGACGCCGCTCCTCGTGGTGGACACCTCGGACATTGATTTCGTGAATAACGAGGCGGACCGGGAAGACCTGTTGGCGGCCATCCGCAAGGCGAAGCCGGGGACGCAGCACTACGTGCCCAAGGCGTCGCGGCGTCCCTGA